One Thermoplasmata archaeon genomic window carries:
- a CDS encoding thiolase domain-containing protein (Catalyzes the synthesis of acetoacetyl coenzyme A from two molecules of acetyl coenzyme A. It can also act as a thiolase, catalyzing the reverse reaction and generating two-carbon units from the four-carbon product of fatty acid oxidation), with product MPARSKSSKKMPRVARAPARTRGSSARRVYMVTGGVTKFAKAHPAMDFRLMVRRAYDYALKGIPNLTRDRIDGSRISYFSDHFTRQLKASSMVQDYLGLNPKGSVRIEWGGATGGECFQAAYEAVASGRMDVCLAAGFETMSRVETWKGNEFIALASDTNFDFPLGGFYTGYYALMVQRHIYEYLRRTKFAHITDEREAQRLATAEGSRIMALVSVKNHQNALYNPYAQYPKQLTVDQVLQSEMISYPLVRELICTMSDGAAVAILCDERRAREFTDRPVRITGVGTGTDTMRLADRPFGKVPLLPTEKASDYANLDYPGIHSFRAGRAAGIEAYRMAGITDPRRELDFVELHDAYASSEIQTYEDLGLCRYGEGYAFTERGDPFLSNIQYPFPTPNAGTLPVNPSGGLIACGHPVGATGLMQAVFAFWQLQGRIAKHFGNKTLQVPNAHRGAIHSHAGTGSAVTVSILERGYRP from the coding sequence GTGCCCGCTCGTTCGAAGTCCAGCAAGAAGATGCCGAGGGTCGCTCGCGCACCCGCACGCACGCGCGGCTCCTCCGCGCGTCGGGTGTACATGGTCACCGGAGGCGTAACGAAGTTCGCGAAGGCTCATCCGGCGATGGATTTCCGCCTCATGGTCCGTCGGGCGTACGACTACGCGCTGAAGGGCATCCCGAACCTAACGAGGGACCGGATCGACGGCTCGCGCATCTCCTACTTCTCCGACCATTTCACCCGCCAGCTCAAGGCGTCGAGCATGGTCCAGGATTATCTCGGCCTGAACCCCAAGGGCTCGGTCCGCATCGAGTGGGGAGGCGCCACGGGCGGCGAGTGCTTCCAGGCGGCGTACGAGGCGGTCGCGAGCGGACGGATGGACGTCTGCCTCGCGGCGGGGTTCGAGACGATGAGCCGCGTCGAGACGTGGAAGGGCAACGAGTTCATTGCACTCGCCTCCGACACGAACTTCGACTTCCCGCTCGGCGGGTTCTACACGGGCTACTACGCCCTCATGGTCCAGCGGCACATCTACGAGTACCTCCGACGGACGAAGTTCGCGCACATCACCGACGAGCGCGAGGCCCAGCGCTTGGCGACGGCCGAGGGCAGCCGGATCATGGCGCTCGTGTCCGTCAAGAACCACCAGAACGCGCTGTACAACCCGTACGCGCAGTACCCGAAGCAGCTCACGGTCGATCAGGTCCTCCAGAGCGAGATGATCAGCTACCCGCTCGTCCGCGAGCTGATCTGCACCATGAGCGATGGAGCGGCGGTCGCGATCCTGTGCGACGAGCGCCGGGCGCGCGAGTTCACCGACCGACCGGTCCGCATCACGGGGGTCGGCACCGGGACCGACACGATGCGTCTCGCCGACCGCCCGTTCGGGAAGGTGCCGCTCCTCCCCACGGAGAAGGCAAGCGACTACGCCAATCTCGACTACCCGGGAATCCACTCCTTCCGCGCGGGCCGAGCCGCCGGCATCGAGGCGTACCGGATGGCAGGGATCACCGATCCCCGCCGCGAGCTCGACTTCGTCGAGCTCCACGACGCCTACGCTTCGAGCGAGATCCAGACGTACGAGGACCTCGGGCTCTGTCGGTATGGCGAGGGGTACGCTTTCACCGAGCGCGGAGACCCGTTCTTGTCCAACATCCAGTACCCCTTCCCCACTCCGAACGCGGGCACACTCCCGGTCAACCCCTCCGGAGGCCTCATCGCCTGCGGCCACCCGGTCGGAGCGACCGGCCTGATGCAGGCCGTCTTCGCGTTCTGGCAGCTGCAGGGACGGATCGCGAAGCACTTCGGGAACAAGACGCTCCAGGTCCCCAACGCGCACCGAGGCGCGATCCACAGTCACGCAGGAACGGGGTCGGCCGTGACGGTCTCGATCCTCGAGCGGGGGTACCGCCCGTGA
- a CDS encoding Zn-ribbon domain-containing OB-fold protein, with protein sequence MTTRPPVFSKFREVQEELGRSGRAIYRDANGIDSLIIRYPYSINYIHSYAEDTEFFLALADGKLKGSKCTRKSCRTVYATPRGHCMACGAPTEWIDLPPRGRLHSWTTCHYGSEAFLKETPYNLAMVEFEGADSLLFVRLKDCVESEIYIGMPVEARFDPEPKYSITDVWFVPKRG encoded by the coding sequence GTGACGACCCGTCCACCGGTCTTCTCGAAGTTCCGAGAGGTGCAGGAGGAGCTCGGCCGCAGCGGCCGCGCGATCTATCGGGACGCGAACGGCATCGACAGCCTGATCATCCGCTACCCGTACTCGATCAACTACATCCACAGCTATGCCGAGGATACCGAGTTCTTCCTCGCGCTCGCCGATGGGAAGCTCAAGGGTTCGAAGTGCACGCGCAAGTCCTGCCGGACGGTCTACGCGACCCCGCGCGGCCACTGCATGGCGTGCGGTGCGCCCACCGAGTGGATCGATCTTCCGCCGCGGGGCCGCCTCCACTCCTGGACCACATGCCACTACGGCAGCGAGGCGTTCCTGAAGGAGACGCCGTACAACCTCGCGATGGTCGAGTTCGAGGGCGCCGACAGCCTGCTGTTCGTCCGCCTGAAGGATTGCGTCGAGTCGGAGATCTACATCGGCATGCCGGTCGAGGCGCGCTTCGATCCCGAACCGAAGTACTCGATCACGGACGTGTGGTTCGTGCCGAAGCGCGGCTGA
- a CDS encoding DNA topoisomerase I: protein MQRSLVVAEKFNTALRIAVVLSDGHMQRSRVEGTNVFRFERPDGAYAVVGLRGHIVELDYPKELAEWSLESLPKLLEAAPLKRVTEGSIVGTLQSIVREFDRVILATDFDREGELIGLECLELLQKVHPDIEVKRARYSALTRDAIEQSFEHLELLDRALAEAAEARQEIDLVWGALLTRYISLTANQRGKGFLSVGRVQTPTLALLVERDQAIKEFKPTPYWQLVATARQGTETFRITHEHGTWDVQAEADQVFAKVAGATEGSVTEFKEEETRRRPPIPFSTTLFVAEATRMGLGASMVMRIAEDLYTQGIISYPRTDNTVYPRGLGLRTLAEKFRETPFKEAADFVLAQPSFRATRGRVETTDHPPIYPTAAIDPKKLKPDAARIYELVVRRFLATVGPDAIGLKRTGKIDVKGEKFDVHGQTITDPGWYRIYPYYQPEETVVPVLVVGEKVGLDEIKLQQEETKPPRRYTQGTLIQEMERLGLGTKSTRHDVLQKLFDRHYINQRGLEPTTTGIAVTEALKAYAPLVTRPEMTHQLEEDMQLVAESKKPKAEVLSESREMLREAYMLLAANTEGVRGTLTGALDRQHFVGPCIKCGGALRIQRSPRGTRWVQCSNNPGNCTASYALPSAGFIEPAPEFLCGVCKVPRVKIVFRGQRPDLYCINPECTEHDKAFRIGVCPTCSKPLEIRYSFLGKRFVGCTGYPECRTTYPLPQRGKLEKDQPPCPVCHAPVVTAIEAGRPPWTLCINPNCPSRAEAEKAKKEKAEARAEAKAVAATVKKSAARAKGKAAAKKGSKRTASVRASRSAAVPRRRKAAASTETAAAPVDTGPAPP, encoded by the coding sequence ATGCAACGCTCGCTCGTCGTCGCGGAGAAGTTCAACACGGCGCTCCGCATCGCCGTCGTGCTCTCCGACGGCCACATGCAGCGGTCCCGGGTCGAGGGCACGAACGTGTTCCGATTCGAGCGGCCGGACGGAGCGTACGCGGTCGTGGGACTTCGCGGACACATCGTCGAGCTCGATTACCCGAAGGAGCTCGCGGAGTGGTCGCTCGAGTCGCTGCCAAAGCTCCTGGAGGCCGCGCCCCTCAAGCGCGTGACCGAAGGCTCGATCGTCGGCACGCTCCAATCGATCGTGCGGGAGTTCGACCGCGTGATCCTCGCGACCGATTTCGATCGCGAAGGGGAGCTCATCGGACTCGAGTGCCTCGAGCTCCTCCAGAAGGTCCACCCCGACATCGAGGTCAAGCGAGCCCGCTACAGCGCGCTCACCCGCGACGCCATCGAGCAGAGCTTCGAACATCTCGAACTGCTCGACCGGGCGCTCGCCGAGGCCGCCGAGGCCCGGCAGGAGATCGATCTCGTCTGGGGAGCGCTCCTCACGCGCTACATCTCGCTGACCGCGAACCAACGAGGGAAGGGCTTCCTCTCCGTCGGCCGGGTGCAGACGCCCACGCTCGCGCTGCTCGTCGAACGCGACCAGGCGATCAAGGAGTTCAAGCCGACCCCGTACTGGCAGCTCGTCGCGACCGCGCGCCAGGGAACGGAGACCTTCCGCATCACGCACGAGCACGGGACCTGGGATGTTCAGGCGGAGGCCGATCAGGTCTTCGCGAAGGTCGCGGGCGCCACGGAAGGCTCCGTCACAGAGTTCAAGGAGGAGGAGACGCGACGACGGCCTCCCATCCCCTTCTCCACCACGCTCTTCGTCGCCGAAGCGACGCGCATGGGGCTCGGCGCCTCGATGGTCATGCGGATCGCGGAGGATCTCTACACCCAGGGGATCATCAGCTACCCGCGTACGGACAACACCGTTTACCCGCGCGGGCTCGGTCTGCGCACGCTCGCCGAGAAGTTCCGCGAGACCCCGTTCAAGGAGGCCGCCGATTTCGTCCTCGCGCAACCGTCCTTCCGCGCCACCCGCGGACGGGTCGAAACGACCGATCATCCTCCGATCTATCCCACCGCTGCGATCGATCCCAAGAAGTTGAAACCGGACGCGGCCCGGATCTACGAGCTCGTGGTCCGCCGCTTCCTCGCGACCGTGGGCCCCGACGCCATCGGGCTGAAACGCACCGGGAAGATCGACGTCAAGGGCGAGAAGTTCGATGTCCATGGGCAGACGATCACCGATCCGGGGTGGTATCGGATCTATCCGTACTACCAGCCGGAGGAGACGGTCGTACCCGTACTCGTCGTGGGCGAGAAGGTCGGCCTCGATGAGATCAAGCTCCAGCAAGAGGAGACCAAACCGCCTCGCCGCTACACCCAGGGGACGCTCATTCAGGAGATGGAGCGCCTCGGGCTCGGCACGAAGAGCACGCGCCACGACGTGCTGCAGAAGCTGTTCGATCGGCACTACATCAACCAGCGTGGTCTCGAACCCACCACGACGGGGATCGCGGTCACGGAGGCGCTGAAGGCCTACGCGCCGCTCGTCACGCGGCCGGAGATGACCCACCAACTGGAGGAGGACATGCAGCTGGTGGCCGAGTCGAAGAAGCCGAAGGCGGAGGTCCTCTCCGAATCGCGCGAGATGCTGCGCGAGGCGTACATGCTGCTGGCCGCGAACACCGAAGGGGTTCGCGGAACGCTCACCGGGGCCCTCGACCGCCAGCATTTCGTCGGACCGTGCATCAAGTGCGGCGGTGCGCTGCGGATCCAGCGGAGCCCGCGCGGCACGCGCTGGGTCCAGTGCTCGAACAACCCGGGGAACTGCACCGCGAGCTACGCCCTCCCATCGGCCGGTTTCATCGAACCCGCCCCGGAGTTCCTGTGCGGCGTGTGCAAGGTGCCGCGGGTGAAGATCGTCTTCCGGGGACAACGGCCGGACCTATACTGTATCAATCCGGAGTGCACCGAGCACGACAAGGCGTTCCGAATCGGGGTCTGCCCCACATGCTCCAAGCCGCTCGAGATCCGCTACTCCTTCCTCGGGAAGCGGTTCGTCGGGTGCACGGGCTATCCGGAGTGCCGGACCACGTACCCGCTACCGCAGCGAGGCAAGCTCGAGAAGGACCAGCCTCCGTGCCCCGTCTGCCACGCTCCGGTCGTCACGGCCATCGAAGCCGGGCGCCCGCCGTGGACGCTGTGCATCAACCCGAACTGTCCCTCGCGCGCCGAGGCGGAGAAGGCGAAGAAGGAGAAGGCCGAGGCCCGCGCGGAGGCGAAGGCGGTCGCGGCCACGGTGAAGAAGAGCGCGGCCCGGGCGAAAGGGAAGGCCGCTGCGAAGAAAGGCTCGAAGCGCACGGCGAGCGTCCGCGCATCGAGAAGCGCGGCGGTCCCGCGCCGGCGCAAGGCCGCAGCCTCCACCGAGACCGCCGCGGCCCCCGTCGACACCGGTCCGGCTCCCCCGTAG
- a CDS encoding creatininase family protein, producing the protein MASHRLVEIDSRTWEARMKTNPLLILPVGALEAHGPHLPLGADQIQAESTAASLADRVEGVIAPTLPYGACPEARPFPGTVSMSIVDLQRSAQGALLEFARMGVRRILVLSGHAERGHMAALREAAGETMRAYPKVRIVVLSDYDFVYELRGKDSPATDGHAGLMETSRVLFLAPQTVGPARPVVPHRGSPFVPGTQSMEEWPESVVGDTRLASAELGGRIQKHVLERLEATVRELLPS; encoded by the coding sequence ATGGCTAGCCATCGGTTGGTCGAGATCGACTCCCGGACGTGGGAGGCGCGGATGAAGACGAACCCGCTGCTCATCCTGCCGGTGGGAGCGCTCGAGGCCCACGGACCGCACTTGCCTCTCGGCGCCGATCAGATCCAGGCCGAATCTACGGCCGCTTCCCTCGCCGATCGGGTGGAGGGCGTCATCGCTCCGACCCTCCCGTACGGCGCCTGTCCGGAAGCGCGACCGTTCCCGGGGACCGTCTCGATGTCGATCGTGGATCTCCAGCGATCGGCGCAAGGAGCGCTCCTCGAGTTCGCTCGGATGGGCGTGCGGCGGATCTTGGTCCTCTCCGGGCACGCGGAGCGCGGTCACATGGCGGCGCTGCGCGAGGCCGCAGGGGAAACGATGCGGGCGTATCCGAAGGTGCGGATCGTCGTCCTGTCGGACTATGACTTCGTCTACGAGCTCCGCGGAAAGGATTCTCCGGCGACGGACGGCCACGCCGGACTCATGGAGACCTCCCGCGTTCTCTTCCTCGCCCCCCAGACCGTGGGCCCGGCGCGACCGGTCGTCCCGCACCGCGGGAGCCCGTTCGTCCCCGGTACCCAATCGATGGAGGAATGGCCCGAGAGCGTCGTCGGCGACACCCGTCTCGCTTCGGCCGAGCTGGGGGGCCGGATCCAGAAGCACGTCCTCGAGCGACTGGAAGCGACCGTTCGTGAGCTCCTTCCCAGCTAG
- the uvrA gene encoding excinuclease ABC subunit UvrA → MPEPSDAIRIRGARQHNLKDVSIDLPRNRFIVITGVSGSGKSSLAFDTLYAEGQRRYIESLSAYARQFLGQMDKPDVDSIEGLSPAIAIEQRAGSRNPRSTVGTVTEIYDYLRLLFARIGIPHCPNDGEEIAPQSVDKIVESIQSQAKGEKIDLVAPVVRSKKGEHRDVLDSLRSQGYRRFAIDGVDVRLPGPEIRLAKNKQHTIEVVIDTFEVAPEEAARLAEAVELARKMADGLVVVRRPGGVRQMFSSRRACPKCGFSIEELTPRMFSFNSPFGACTECSGIGATLHADPDLIVPDKDKPLSRAISVWGLTPSSSAITRFGAMFGYEPRRPVRELNEKGWQALMYGTERGPDVGAGRASHWWLGGWLREGLAPAVERRWKSTKSEGAKEYYLGFMTFHPCRKCEGRRLKPESLAVTVLGKSISEIVGMTVGELVPMFRTLTLTDHDEQIVGQVVKEVRARLGFLQNVGLDYLSLDRASASLSGGEAERIALATQIGSGLVGVLYILDEPSIGLHPRDHARLLATLKTLRDLGNTLLVVEHDEMTMREADWLVDLGPGAGVHGGEVLYSGIPSGIGDTPRSATADFLAGRRSIAVPEKRPAPTERWLTIHGPHENNLKGDPIRIPLGLLVAFSGVSGSGKSTAVQEILYKAVRRHLGLGRESPGKHDFIEGIDAIDRVLLIDQAPIGRTPRSNPATYTGVWTPIRELFAGLPDAKARGFAPGRFSFNVAGGRCEACEGDGVLRYEMHFLPAVYVACEECHGRRFNSETLEVKFKGKSIADILEMTVDEAAAFFSTHRRIAGRLALLSDVGLGYVSLGQSSTTLSGGEAQRIKIAFELAKSPTGRTLYLLDEPTTGLHFADVERLLDVLFRLRGGGNTVVVIEHHLDVLKAADWIIDLGPEGGNAGGHVVAQGTPEAIAAVAASHTGHFLKPLLGRQAAPRLSVARA, encoded by the coding sequence ATGCCCGAGCCCTCCGATGCGATCCGAATCCGCGGCGCGCGTCAGCACAACCTCAAGGACGTCTCGATCGATCTCCCGCGCAACCGGTTCATCGTGATCACGGGGGTCAGCGGTTCGGGCAAGTCCTCCCTCGCGTTCGATACCCTCTACGCCGAGGGCCAGCGACGTTACATCGAGAGCCTATCGGCGTACGCCCGCCAGTTCCTCGGCCAGATGGACAAACCAGACGTGGACTCGATCGAGGGCCTCTCGCCGGCGATCGCCATCGAGCAGCGGGCGGGCAGCCGCAACCCCCGCTCGACCGTCGGCACGGTGACCGAGATCTACGACTATCTCCGTCTATTGTTCGCGCGGATCGGGATCCCCCACTGTCCGAACGACGGGGAGGAGATCGCTCCGCAGTCGGTCGACAAGATCGTCGAATCGATCCAGTCCCAGGCGAAGGGAGAGAAGATCGACCTCGTCGCCCCGGTCGTCCGCTCGAAGAAGGGCGAGCACCGGGACGTCCTCGACTCGCTCCGCAGCCAGGGCTACCGGCGCTTCGCGATCGACGGGGTCGACGTCCGCCTGCCCGGTCCGGAGATCCGACTCGCCAAGAACAAGCAGCATACGATCGAGGTCGTCATCGACACCTTCGAGGTCGCCCCGGAGGAGGCCGCGCGGCTCGCCGAGGCGGTCGAGCTGGCTCGGAAGATGGCGGACGGGCTCGTGGTGGTCCGTCGACCGGGCGGCGTCCGGCAGATGTTCTCGAGCCGCCGCGCGTGCCCGAAGTGCGGTTTCTCGATCGAGGAATTGACGCCTCGGATGTTTTCGTTCAACAGCCCGTTCGGGGCGTGCACGGAGTGCTCCGGTATCGGGGCGACGCTGCATGCGGACCCCGACCTGATCGTCCCGGACAAGGACAAGCCGCTCTCGCGGGCGATCTCGGTCTGGGGCCTCACGCCGAGCTCGAGCGCGATCACGCGGTTCGGAGCGATGTTCGGCTACGAGCCGCGCCGACCGGTGCGGGAGCTCAACGAGAAAGGCTGGCAGGCCCTCATGTACGGGACCGAGCGAGGGCCCGATGTCGGTGCGGGCCGCGCCTCCCACTGGTGGCTCGGAGGCTGGTTGCGAGAGGGCCTCGCTCCGGCGGTCGAACGCCGGTGGAAGTCGACCAAGAGCGAGGGCGCGAAGGAGTACTATCTCGGCTTCATGACGTTCCACCCGTGCCGCAAGTGCGAGGGTCGGCGTCTCAAACCGGAGAGCCTCGCGGTCACGGTCCTCGGAAAATCGATCTCGGAGATCGTCGGAATGACCGTCGGGGAGCTCGTCCCCATGTTCCGGACCTTGACGTTGACGGATCACGACGAGCAGATCGTCGGCCAGGTCGTCAAGGAGGTCCGCGCGCGGCTCGGGTTCCTCCAGAACGTGGGCCTCGACTATCTCTCGCTCGACCGCGCGAGCGCTTCCCTCTCGGGCGGAGAGGCCGAGCGCATCGCCCTCGCCACTCAGATCGGCTCGGGGCTCGTCGGAGTGCTGTACATCCTGGACGAGCCGTCGATCGGCCTTCACCCGCGGGACCACGCCCGGCTCCTAGCGACCCTCAAGACGCTCCGTGATCTCGGCAATACCCTCCTCGTCGTCGAGCACGACGAGATGACGATGCGCGAGGCCGACTGGCTCGTCGACCTCGGACCCGGCGCCGGGGTACACGGCGGAGAGGTCCTCTACTCGGGCATCCCCTCGGGCATCGGCGACACCCCGCGGTCGGCCACGGCGGACTTCCTTGCCGGTCGTCGGAGCATCGCGGTCCCCGAGAAGCGCCCGGCCCCGACGGAGCGGTGGCTCACGATCCACGGCCCCCACGAGAACAATCTCAAGGGCGACCCTATCCGCATCCCGCTCGGTCTTCTCGTCGCCTTCTCCGGGGTCTCGGGCAGCGGGAAATCGACCGCGGTACAGGAGATACTGTACAAGGCCGTCCGTCGCCACCTCGGGCTCGGCCGGGAGTCGCCCGGCAAGCACGACTTCATCGAGGGGATCGATGCCATCGACCGGGTCCTTCTCATCGACCAGGCCCCGATCGGCCGCACCCCACGGAGCAACCCGGCCACGTACACGGGCGTCTGGACGCCGATCCGCGAATTGTTCGCGGGTCTGCCCGACGCGAAGGCGCGCGGCTTCGCGCCGGGACGTTTCAGCTTCAACGTCGCCGGCGGCCGTTGCGAGGCGTGCGAGGGCGATGGGGTCCTGCGCTACGAGATGCACTTCCTCCCCGCGGTCTACGTCGCATGCGAGGAATGCCACGGCCGACGGTTCAATTCGGAAACGCTCGAAGTGAAGTTCAAGGGAAAGTCGATCGCCGACATCCTCGAGATGACGGTCGATGAGGCGGCGGCGTTCTTCTCGACCCACCGCCGGATCGCCGGACGCCTCGCGCTCCTCTCCGACGTGGGCCTCGGCTACGTCTCGCTTGGCCAGAGCTCGACGACCCTCTCCGGAGGAGAGGCCCAGCGGATCAAGATCGCCTTCGAGCTCGCCAAGTCTCCCACGGGCCGGACCCTCTACCTTCTGGACGAACCCACGACGGGCCTGCATTTCGCGGACGTCGAGCGTCTGCTCGATGTGCTCTTCCGGTTGCGCGGAGGCGGGAACACCGTGGTCGTGATCGAGCACCACCTGGACGTCCTCAAGGCCGCCGACTGGATCATTGACCTCGGACCCGAGGGCGGCAACGCCGGAGGCCATGTCGTCGCTCAAGGGACCCCCGAGGCGATCGCCGCGGTCGCGGCGTCCCACACCGGACACTTTCTCAAGCCTCTCCTCGGCCGACAGGCCGCCCCGCGGCTCTCGGTCGCGCGGGCATGA
- the uvrC gene encoding excinuclease ABC subunit UvrC, protein MTVSPGDPRSFVPASELAVASGDGFRRGPDAPGVYLFRSARGAVVYVGKARSLRRRVLDHLRAKIEKDGTILAQSASVEFVPTSSEREALLLEANLVKQYQPPMNTLLKDDKSFPYLSISTREEFPRLLIVRRPRRDGRSILFGPYTSAREARSVQHLLADTFRLRRCARLPKEACLYYHLKVCSAPCIGAIGPVEYRATLDRVGEILRGRGEPVGPTIEAEMRTAADRQEFERAALLRDALAGLGALGERQSVIGPGTGRADVLALAFSQDPATLRVAVGLLHVVDGEVRGTEPHLLEIPADDLPDPGETLRQFLGQYYGGRLELPQRIYVHGPRPAGIDATVDELFASRGIEVQFHPTGRYASLGRLAERLARASVDQVVARPAPREVLLALQSLLELPTIPNRIEGIDISIFQGSNAVGSLVVFERGAPKKSEYRRFRIRSVEGTNDFAMVAEVVRRRFLRRVAEQEILPDLLLIDGGRGQLGSALSSLAALGLAEQIPTIGLAKREEEVYEPDRAEPRRPNPNSPPMLLLRAVRDEAHRFAVTYHRTRRRIRMREEFDRADR, encoded by the coding sequence ATGACCGTGAGCCCCGGCGACCCCCGCTCCTTCGTCCCCGCGAGCGAACTCGCGGTCGCGAGCGGAGATGGGTTCCGGCGGGGTCCGGACGCTCCGGGGGTCTACCTCTTCCGATCGGCGCGTGGAGCGGTGGTCTACGTCGGCAAGGCCCGCAGCCTGCGCCGTCGGGTGCTCGACCACCTCCGCGCCAAGATCGAGAAGGACGGCACGATCCTCGCCCAGAGCGCGAGCGTCGAGTTCGTTCCCACCTCGAGCGAGCGCGAGGCGCTCCTGCTCGAGGCGAACCTGGTCAAGCAGTACCAGCCTCCGATGAACACGCTGCTCAAGGACGACAAGAGCTTCCCGTACCTTTCGATCTCCACCCGCGAGGAGTTCCCTCGCCTATTGATCGTGCGTCGGCCGCGCCGGGACGGTCGGTCGATCCTGTTCGGACCGTACACAAGCGCCCGCGAAGCGCGCAGCGTGCAACACCTGCTTGCCGACACCTTCCGCCTCCGGCGCTGCGCCCGCCTCCCGAAGGAGGCCTGCCTGTACTACCACCTCAAGGTCTGCAGCGCCCCGTGCATCGGGGCGATCGGACCGGTCGAGTACCGGGCCACGCTCGACCGGGTCGGAGAGATCCTCCGGGGCCGGGGAGAGCCCGTGGGACCAACCATCGAAGCGGAGATGCGGACCGCCGCCGACCGCCAGGAGTTCGAGCGGGCGGCGCTCCTGCGGGACGCGCTCGCGGGCCTCGGCGCGCTCGGCGAGCGGCAGAGCGTGATCGGACCCGGGACGGGACGTGCGGATGTCCTCGCCCTCGCGTTCTCGCAAGACCCCGCCACGCTCCGCGTCGCCGTCGGCCTCTTGCACGTCGTGGACGGCGAGGTCCGCGGCACCGAGCCGCACCTCCTTGAGATCCCGGCGGACGATCTGCCCGATCCGGGCGAGACCCTGCGCCAGTTCCTGGGGCAGTACTACGGCGGCCGCCTCGAGCTCCCGCAGCGCATCTACGTCCACGGTCCGAGGCCGGCGGGCATCGACGCGACCGTGGACGAGTTGTTCGCGAGCCGGGGCATCGAGGTCCAGTTCCACCCCACGGGCCGGTATGCCTCCCTCGGGCGGCTCGCGGAGCGCCTCGCGCGGGCGAGCGTCGATCAGGTGGTGGCGCGCCCCGCACCGCGCGAGGTCCTCCTCGCGCTGCAGAGCCTGCTCGAACTGCCCACGATCCCGAACCGCATCGAGGGGATCGACATCTCGATCTTCCAGGGATCGAACGCGGTGGGATCGCTCGTCGTCTTCGAGCGGGGCGCGCCGAAGAAGTCGGAGTACCGGCGCTTCCGCATCCGGTCCGTGGAAGGGACGAACGACTTTGCGATGGTCGCCGAGGTCGTGCGCCGGCGCTTCCTCCGACGCGTGGCCGAGCAGGAGATCCTGCCGGACCTCCTCCTCATCGATGGCGGGCGCGGGCAGCTCGGGAGCGCGCTCAGCTCGCTCGCCGCGCTCGGTCTCGCGGAGCAGATCCCGACGATCGGCCTCGCCAAGCGGGAGGAGGAGGTCTACGAGCCGGACCGGGCGGAGCCGCGGCGTCCCAACCCGAACTCCCCGCCGATGCTCCTATTGCGGGCGGTCCGCGATGAGGCCCACCGGTTCGCCGTGACGTACCACCGGACCCGGCGGCGGATCCGCATGCGCGAAGAGTTCGATCGCGCCGATCGGTGA
- a CDS encoding DinB family protein, with product MASRASASVLEVRALLDYDRTLFDAFVRRIRRLPKKVTHRDLGIGHGSMIATLTHILNVQESWLLYIVPRRQREIDALWQDPTRKPKDWKEFDAYAARVWDGIEARLPTLTDQELNRRVKAFWMPGRYTVRDAVLQISFEEAHHIGELIGAMWRRNIEPPTMTWIELRPGSRNPKRPRT from the coding sequence ATGGCTTCTCGCGCATCGGCTTCGGTGCTCGAAGTGCGCGCCCTCCTCGACTACGACCGCACGCTGTTCGACGCATTCGTCCGCCGGATCCGTCGCCTTCCAAAGAAGGTCACGCACCGGGATCTCGGGATCGGTCACGGCTCGATGATCGCGACCCTCACCCACATCCTGAACGTCCAGGAGTCCTGGCTCCTGTACATCGTTCCCCGCCGCCAGCGAGAGATCGACGCCCTGTGGCAGGATCCCACGCGCAAGCCGAAGGACTGGAAGGAGTTCGACGCCTACGCCGCGCGCGTTTGGGACGGGATCGAGGCGCGCCTGCCGACGCTCACGGACCAGGAGCTCAACCGCAGGGTGAAGGCGTTCTGGATGCCGGGCCGCTACACCGTGCGCGATGCGGTCCTCCAAATCTCCTTCGAAGAGGCCCACCACATCGGCGAGCTCATCGGGGCGATGTGGCGACGGAACATCGAACCGCCCACGATGACGTGGATCGAGCTGCGGCCCGGTTCCCGGAACCCGAAGCGTCCCCGCACGTAG